The proteins below are encoded in one region of Garra rufa chromosome 12, GarRuf1.0, whole genome shotgun sequence:
- the tmem74b gene encoding transmembrane protein 74B — MESLNAVELRELGDGSRREPPQASSRPAGIENASFEDEDQGTKIRVTSKTSGPEFTSIDSQSNPLPIQREVPSPRSDDEPELEYNDHSVDYGFIFALIFLVSGIILVVIAYTIPREAKVNPDQVTARQMEKLEMYYAQLGSHLDKCIIAGLGLLTLGGMLLSILLMVSICKGELYRRRTFARRPMKSYGSINMRMRQLAEGDGRETLVECEPNATADAANGNQVPSGTLNT; from the coding sequence ATGGAGTCTCTGAACGCTGTGGAGCTCCGTGAACTGGGGGATGGGAGCAGGCGAGAACCTCCTCAGGCCTCTTCAAGACCAGCCGGCATTGAAAATGCATCATTCGAGGATGAGGATCAGGGAACGAAGATCCGCGTTACCTCCAAAACATCTGGACCTGAGTTTACGTCCATCGACTCTCAGTCGAATCCGTTGCCTATTCAGAGAGAAGTGCCATCACCGCGCTCCGATGACGAACCCGAGCTTGAGTATAACGACCACTCAGTGGACTACGGGTTTATTTTCGCTCTCATTTTCCTCGTAAGCGGAATCATATTGGTGGTAATCGCCTACACCATCCCAAGAGAGGCTAAAGTCAACCCGGACCAAGTGACGGCACGGCAGATGGAGAAACTGGAGATGTACTACGCACAACTCGGTTCTCACCTCGACAAGTGTATTATTGCAGGACTTGGTTTGCTCACTCTGGGAGGAATGCTCTTATCCATTTTATTAATGGTGTCTATATGCAAAGGGGAGCTGTATCGCCGGAGGACTTTCGCTAGAAGACCCATGAAATCGTACGGATCCATTAATATGAGGATGAGGCAGTTAGCTGAGGGTGATGGGAGGGAGACGCTTGTGGAATGTGAACCGAACGCCACCGCAGACGCCGCGAATGGTAATCAGGTTCCTTCTGGAACGCTAAACACGTAG